Proteins encoded together in one Planctomyces sp. SH-PL14 window:
- a CDS encoding glycosyltransferase family 2 protein produces the protein MTDTPLISIVLPTYNRVRFVGEAIESALAQTWTNLEVLVVDDGSRDSTPRVLADYASRDGRVRAFRQANQGVSAARNFALSQARGEWIAFLDSDDIWHPWKLSLQLRVASRFPEVGMLWTNMDAIRPDKTPHQANYLKRMYSAYQHLPGETPFPELRPLSSYCPEVVGEWKDADVGVGDIYSTMFRGNLVHTPTVLVKQEWARQVGPFDTGMLRGGEDFKYHLATCRLGPVAFIDVPSILYRVGIGDHITNRENSLHFARSFLRTLHEELHQHRSRLALSSSQIRAALADAHDWLADELLENGQSVESAIHALRAMGTRRTPGRSWRTLLKSLLPRRLVDLLRRAKKPQPPASREGTAERPAVSQSAS, from the coding sequence ATGACTGACACGCCGCTGATTTCGATCGTCCTTCCGACCTACAACCGGGTCCGCTTTGTCGGGGAGGCGATCGAGAGCGCCCTCGCCCAGACCTGGACCAACCTGGAAGTCCTGGTCGTCGACGACGGCTCCCGGGACAGCACCCCCCGCGTTCTCGCCGACTATGCCTCCCGCGACGGCCGGGTGCGGGCCTTCCGCCAGGCCAACCAGGGGGTCTCCGCCGCCCGCAACTTTGCCCTCTCGCAGGCCCGGGGCGAGTGGATCGCCTTCCTCGACTCGGATGACATCTGGCATCCCTGGAAGCTCTCTCTGCAGCTCCGCGTCGCCAGCCGCTTCCCGGAGGTCGGGATGCTGTGGACCAACATGGACGCGATCCGCCCGGACAAGACTCCGCATCAGGCGAACTACCTGAAGCGAATGTACTCCGCCTACCAGCACCTCCCCGGCGAGACACCGTTCCCGGAACTGCGGCCGCTGTCGAGCTACTGTCCCGAGGTCGTCGGGGAGTGGAAGGACGCCGACGTGGGGGTCGGAGACATCTACTCCACGATGTTCCGCGGGAACCTGGTCCACACCCCCACGGTCCTGGTCAAGCAGGAGTGGGCCCGCCAGGTCGGCCCCTTCGATACGGGGATGCTCCGCGGCGGCGAAGACTTCAAATATCACCTGGCGACCTGCCGCCTGGGGCCCGTCGCCTTCATCGACGTGCCGTCGATCCTGTACCGGGTCGGCATCGGCGATCACATCACGAACCGCGAGAACAGCCTGCACTTCGCCCGCTCGTTCCTCCGGACGCTCCACGAGGAGCTGCACCAGCACCGCTCCCGCCTGGCCCTCTCCTCCAGCCAGATCCGGGCGGCACTGGCCGACGCCCACGACTGGCTGGCGGACGAGCTTCTGGAGAATGGACAGAGCGTGGAGAGCGCGATCCACGCCCTTCGCGCCATGGGGACGCGGCGGACCCCCGGTCGCAGCTGGCGGACGCTGCTGAAGAGCCTCCTGCCGCGGCGGCTCGTCGACCTCCTGCGGCGGGCCAAGAAGCCCCAGCCTCCTGCTTCCCGCGAAGGGACTGCCGAGCGGCCCGCCGTTTCTCAGTCGGCCAGCTAG